Proteins co-encoded in one Bremerella sp. TYQ1 genomic window:
- a CDS encoding cupin domain-containing protein, which yields MSSTPSTKGYEVVDFANIPGVPCPCGTAKRGLADVSDYPGTIHVTEISTDAKVHYHKQLTETYFFLECGEDAQMQLDDEIISVHPGMCIMIRPGTRHRALGKMKIVNIVYPKFDPSDEWFD from the coding sequence ATGAGCTCTACCCCATCAACCAAGGGATACGAAGTCGTTGACTTCGCCAATATTCCGGGTGTCCCCTGCCCCTGTGGAACGGCAAAGCGGGGATTGGCCGATGTCAGTGACTATCCCGGGACAATCCACGTCACCGAGATCTCCACCGATGCCAAAGTCCATTACCACAAACAACTGACTGAAACGTACTTCTTTCTAGAGTGTGGTGAAGATGCCCAGATGCAGCTGGATGACGAGATCATCTCGGTCCATCCGGGAATGTGCATCATGATTCGGCCTGGAACGCGTCATCGTGCCCTCGGCAAAATGAAGATCGTGAACATCGTTTATCCGAAGTTCGACCCCTCCGACGAATGGTTTGACTAA
- a CDS encoding sulfatase — protein MTTPLRPLFQTLLLALPLLGWLVSDVNAADQAGKKPNIVFIMSDDHAFQAISAYPGAINKTPNIDRIAKEGMRFDHCYVTNSICGPARAVILTGKFSHLNGFYDNKTPKFDGSQMTYPKLLQKAGYQTAVIGKWHLGTEPTGFDYFNVLRGQGPYYNPQMRTSDGPKKYEGHTSEIITDLALNWLDEKRDPNKPFLLVYQHKAPHRNWMPAPKYLDKYNDVEFAEPETMWDDYSNRASGAKNQDMTISKTMTPHDLKLAPQRGLTPAQKKVWDAAYGPKNKAFEDAQLEGKDLVRWKFQRYIKDYLRCIDSVDEGVGKVLDYLDDNDLTDNTMVIYTSDQGFYLGEHGWFDKRWMYEESFRTPLMVRWPGHIKPGTVSESLVMNLDFPETMLAAAGVDIPEDMQGLNILPILEGDGTTPQDWPRDALYYHYYEFPGAHSVPRHYGVFDGRYKLINYYQLGEWELFDLQEDPNEMNSVYGKPDYAEVQTKMHEKLKELRKQYQDDTPRENGKY, from the coding sequence ATGACCACACCTTTGCGTCCCCTCTTCCAAACGTTGCTACTTGCGCTGCCGCTGTTAGGCTGGCTTGTCAGCGATGTGAATGCCGCCGATCAGGCCGGCAAGAAACCGAACATCGTGTTCATCATGTCGGATGATCACGCGTTTCAGGCAATCTCAGCTTACCCCGGAGCCATCAACAAAACGCCCAACATCGATCGCATTGCCAAAGAAGGCATGCGATTCGATCACTGCTATGTGACCAACAGCATTTGCGGTCCGGCTCGCGCGGTGATTTTGACCGGCAAGTTTAGCCACTTGAACGGCTTCTACGACAACAAGACGCCGAAGTTCGACGGCAGCCAGATGACGTATCCGAAGCTGCTACAGAAGGCCGGCTACCAAACGGCTGTGATCGGCAAATGGCACTTGGGCACCGAACCGACCGGCTTCGACTACTTCAACGTGCTCCGCGGCCAAGGCCCTTATTACAATCCGCAAATGCGGACCAGCGATGGCCCGAAGAAGTATGAAGGGCACACGAGCGAGATCATCACCGATTTGGCGCTCAATTGGTTGGACGAGAAACGTGATCCGAACAAGCCGTTTCTGCTTGTCTATCAACACAAAGCACCACACCGCAACTGGATGCCGGCTCCAAAGTACTTGGATAAGTACAACGATGTTGAATTCGCTGAACCAGAAACGATGTGGGACGACTACAGCAATCGTGCTTCCGGTGCCAAGAATCAGGACATGACGATCTCGAAGACGATGACGCCACATGACTTGAAGCTTGCCCCCCAGCGAGGCCTGACTCCAGCCCAGAAGAAAGTCTGGGACGCCGCCTACGGCCCGAAGAACAAAGCGTTTGAAGATGCTCAGCTCGAAGGCAAAGATCTCGTACGTTGGAAGTTCCAGCGTTACATCAAGGATTACCTTCGCTGCATCGACTCGGTCGACGAAGGGGTCGGCAAAGTGCTCGATTACCTGGATGACAACGATTTGACCGACAACACCATGGTCATTTACACCTCCGACCAAGGTTTCTACTTGGGCGAACATGGCTGGTTCGACAAACGCTGGATGTACGAAGAATCGTTCCGCACGCCCCTGATGGTGCGTTGGCCAGGCCATATCAAGCCCGGCACCGTCAGCGAATCGCTGGTAATGAATCTCGACTTCCCCGAAACGATGCTGGCCGCCGCCGGTGTTGACATTCCGGAAGATATGCAAGGCTTGAACATCTTGCCGATTCTCGAAGGGGATGGCACCACGCCACAAGATTGGCCGCGCGACGCGTTGTATTATCACTACTATGAATTCCCCGGAGCGCACAGCGTACCGCGGCACTATGGCGTGTTCGACGGACGTTACAAGCTGATTAACTATTATCAGCTGGGCGAATGGGAGCTGTTCGATCTGCAGGAAGATCCTAACGAAATGAACAGCGTCTACGGCAAGCCAGATTACGCCGAAGTACAGACCAAGATGCATGAAAAACTGAAAGAGCTACGCAAGCAGTATCAGGACGATACGCCACGCGAGAACGGCAAGTATTAA
- a CDS encoding tRNA-binding protein produces MPEITWNEFEAVELRVGTIVEAEDFPEARRPAYKLKIDFGEPLGIKKSSAQITQLYSREELVGKQIIAVTNFPPKQIGPIRSEVLVTGFYGEDGAVTLAVPDKPTANGNRLA; encoded by the coding sequence ATGCCCGAAATTACCTGGAACGAATTTGAAGCGGTCGAGCTACGCGTCGGCACGATCGTTGAAGCAGAAGACTTCCCCGAGGCTCGGCGGCCTGCCTACAAGCTGAAGATCGACTTCGGCGAGCCTTTGGGAATCAAAAAATCGAGTGCCCAGATCACGCAGCTCTATTCGCGAGAAGAACTCGTCGGTAAACAGATCATTGCCGTTACCAACTTTCCTCCCAAGCAGATCGGTCCTATTCGCAGCGAAGTCCTTGTCACGGGCTTCTATGGCGAAGACGGCGCGGTAACCCTGGCCGTCCCCGATAAACCAACTGCCAACGGCAACCGCTTGGCATAG
- a CDS encoding response regulator: MPKQVLDVGNCGYDHGSLKDLIERNFDAKLLQSHGPTDTLKMLREQTFALVVINRKLDRDHSDGMDILKEMKADDQLKEIPVMLLSNYEDAQAAAVEAGAVPGFGKRELGKETTLKMLQTYLD, from the coding sequence ATGCCTAAGCAAGTTCTCGACGTAGGCAACTGTGGTTACGACCATGGTTCGTTGAAAGATTTGATCGAACGCAACTTCGACGCGAAATTGCTCCAATCGCACGGGCCCACCGATACATTGAAAATGCTGCGCGAACAAACCTTCGCGTTGGTGGTCATTAATCGTAAGCTCGATCGCGATCATTCCGACGGAATGGACATCTTGAAAGAGATGAAAGCGGACGACCAGCTGAAAGAAATCCCTGTCATGCTTCTCTCGAACTACGAGGACGCCCAAGCTGCCGCGGTCGAAGCAGGCGCCGTCCCGGGGTTTGGTAAGCGAGAGCTAGGCAAAGAAACGACCCTGAAAATGCTACAAACCTATTTAGATTAA
- a CDS encoding PQQ-binding-like beta-propeller repeat protein — MFRPNAHRLAPTATLALSLCLAVLSLGCTPPPAGRPSTNNTTLNPNPNTTVPSTNVTSPAKLPGPDEVPVGETESATEASKVTPAKSSEELNPVVTPDEKPGVTLVDEVETKPAKNSEELTPPEEMTKQEAPAPETPAKEEEKKEEPVAEVASAKKTTTAASSSEESKADPQDWLYWRGPEFNGISRATGLPDSWDPEGGEGSNVLWKSEDLGTRSTPVVMNGKLFVLAAAEQGTPREGERVVCVDAKTGEPIWENRFNVYLSDVPVERVGWSAVTADPESNTVFALGVAGHFQCIDANTGETKWLRKMHEEFGMLTTYGGRTNFPIVYEDLVIISGIVIGWGDMAKPAHRFLGLNKETGEVVWFTETTPLPYDTTYSAPSIKIVNGIPQYVIGAGDGKIWSIQPRTGQHNWSFAFAARGLYGTPIIEGDTVFMAQGEENVQPKEVDGKIVVDVDNTMGAVVAVDATQSGDISVSGQKWKVVELNGNRSAPLYVNDKLYVIDDRAKLFVLDPQTGEELFKKTPLGTKMFASPLYADGKIYTITENGRYYVLGIEEDGSVDILTKGRLPEGDALGSPICAQGRIYFPTTTALYCVGNEKKETGFSGLPEQSKEVPVSEDPQPAHAQVIPAEALIYPGKGVDYRVKLFNSRGQFVEDAKKVEYSVEGPAKIDESGKLTANEDAAHAPAYVTAKVGDLTGNARLRIIPPLPWEFDFEGIKIDEKSGKGEPPITWVGARYRHVVREEDGSKVMVKITTIPKGTRSQSWMGHTDLHDYTIEADVMAQELEGQLPDIGLIAQGYEFILMGNESKARALTWITQQRIAKDVDFKLEPGTWYHLKLKVSNQEDGTAKAQGKAWKKDEAEPEEWMVEVVDDVPNTTGSPGLFGNAKTGEIFLDNIKVTPNS, encoded by the coding sequence ATGTTCCGGCCCAATGCACATCGGCTCGCGCCAACGGCGACGTTGGCGCTCTCGCTCTGTCTGGCTGTCCTATCTCTTGGATGCACGCCACCCCCCGCAGGGCGACCTTCGACCAACAATACAACTCTGAACCCGAATCCCAACACGACCGTGCCGAGCACGAATGTGACTTCTCCTGCCAAACTGCCTGGCCCGGACGAAGTGCCCGTCGGTGAAACCGAATCAGCCACCGAAGCGAGCAAAGTAACGCCAGCTAAGAGTAGCGAAGAGCTCAATCCGGTCGTGACTCCTGACGAAAAGCCAGGCGTTACGCTTGTTGACGAAGTGGAAACCAAGCCAGCCAAAAACAGCGAAGAGCTGACACCTCCGGAAGAAATGACCAAGCAGGAAGCACCAGCTCCAGAAACGCCTGCCAAAGAAGAAGAAAAGAAAGAAGAGCCTGTCGCGGAAGTCGCTTCAGCGAAGAAGACCACCACCGCCGCTTCTTCCAGCGAGGAAAGCAAAGCCGATCCACAGGACTGGCTTTACTGGCGCGGCCCTGAATTCAACGGTATCAGTCGAGCCACTGGCTTGCCGGATAGCTGGGACCCCGAAGGTGGTGAAGGCAGCAACGTCTTGTGGAAGAGTGAAGATCTCGGAACGCGTAGCACCCCCGTGGTGATGAATGGCAAGTTGTTCGTTCTCGCCGCCGCCGAACAAGGCACACCTCGCGAAGGGGAACGTGTTGTCTGCGTCGACGCGAAAACGGGCGAACCAATTTGGGAAAATCGCTTTAACGTCTATCTTTCGGACGTACCTGTCGAACGCGTTGGCTGGTCGGCTGTCACTGCCGATCCAGAATCGAACACCGTTTTTGCCCTCGGCGTCGCTGGCCATTTCCAGTGTATCGATGCCAACACCGGCGAAACGAAGTGGCTGCGTAAGATGCATGAAGAGTTCGGTATGCTGACCACTTATGGCGGCCGTACCAACTTCCCGATCGTTTACGAAGACCTCGTTATCATCAGTGGGATCGTGATCGGCTGGGGCGACATGGCCAAGCCGGCACATCGCTTCCTGGGTCTGAATAAGGAAACTGGCGAAGTCGTCTGGTTCACCGAAACGACTCCTCTTCCCTACGACACGACCTACAGTGCCCCAAGCATCAAGATCGTCAACGGAATTCCGCAGTACGTCATCGGAGCCGGCGACGGTAAGATCTGGAGCATTCAACCCCGTACCGGCCAGCACAACTGGAGCTTTGCATTCGCTGCTCGCGGTCTGTACGGCACCCCGATCATCGAAGGCGACACAGTCTTCATGGCCCAGGGTGAAGAAAACGTTCAGCCCAAAGAAGTCGATGGCAAGATCGTCGTCGATGTCGATAACACCATGGGTGCCGTCGTCGCTGTCGATGCAACGCAATCTGGCGATATCTCCGTCAGTGGCCAGAAGTGGAAAGTCGTCGAGCTGAACGGCAACCGCAGTGCACCACTCTACGTCAACGACAAGCTGTACGTGATCGACGACCGAGCCAAGCTGTTCGTGCTCGATCCGCAGACCGGCGAAGAACTGTTCAAGAAGACTCCGCTGGGTACCAAGATGTTTGCTTCCCCGCTTTACGCGGATGGCAAGATCTACACGATCACCGAAAACGGTCGCTACTATGTCCTCGGCATTGAGGAAGATGGCAGCGTCGATATCCTGACGAAAGGACGTTTGCCGGAAGGGGACGCGTTGGGCTCGCCGATTTGTGCCCAGGGTCGTATCTACTTCCCAACGACCACGGCACTTTACTGCGTGGGCAACGAAAAGAAAGAAACCGGTTTCAGTGGTCTGCCCGAGCAGTCGAAAGAAGTGCCGGTTTCGGAAGATCCCCAACCAGCTCACGCTCAAGTGATTCCAGCCGAAGCGCTCATCTATCCTGGCAAGGGAGTCGACTACCGCGTGAAGCTGTTCAACTCGCGTGGTCAGTTTGTGGAAGACGCTAAGAAAGTTGAATACAGCGTCGAAGGTCCTGCCAAGATTGATGAATCAGGCAAGCTGACCGCCAACGAAGACGCAGCACACGCCCCTGCGTATGTCACCGCCAAAGTAGGCGATCTGACCGGCAATGCTCGCCTGCGAATCATTCCACCGTTGCCGTGGGAGTTCGACTTCGAAGGCATCAAGATCGACGAGAAGTCCGGCAAAGGTGAGCCACCGATTACTTGGGTCGGAGCCCGCTACCGTCACGTTGTCCGTGAAGAAGATGGCAGCAAAGTGATGGTCAAAATTACGACCATTCCTAAGGGCACACGAAGCCAGTCGTGGATGGGTCACACCGATCTGCACGACTACACGATCGAAGCCGACGTAATGGCTCAGGAACTTGAAGGTCAGCTGCCAGACATCGGCTTGATCGCTCAAGGGTACGAGTTCATCCTGATGGGCAACGAGTCGAAGGCACGTGCGTTGACGTGGATCACACAGCAACGAATCGCCAAAGATGTTGACTTCAAACTGGAACCAGGCACCTGGTACCACCTCAAGTTGAAGGTCTCGAACCAGGAAGACGGCACTGCCAAAGCCCAGGGTAAAGCCTGGAAAAAGGACGAAGCCGAACCGGAAGAGTGGATGGTGGAAGTCGTGGACGACGTTCCCAACACGACCGGCAGCCCTGGCCTCTTCGGCAATGCGAAGACCGGCGAAATCTTCCTGGACAATATCAAGGTGACTCCGAATAGTTAA
- a CDS encoding SUMF1/EgtB/PvdO family nonheme iron enzyme translates to MHKFVLTLAMASVIAVSASAAEVAGISSTKPDSGPYVETDKGFMVPYEVSIPGSKAKLKMIPVPGGTFKLGSPESEAGHTSAEAPEVEVEVGPFWMAEHETTWEQYQPYMELYQPFKDFKAEGIRAVTDENKIDAITVPTPLYEPSFTYEYGEDPKLPAVTMTNYSARQYTKWLSGVTGQQYRLPSEAEWEYAALGGAKTAYHFGDDPEKLEEYGWFVGNSDESPQLVKKKKPNQYGLYDMHGNVWEWVLDQYSDEGFKHLAGKEKLKALDTVVWPTELDLLMVKGGGWDEEPQNCRAASKMGSSESDWKEEDPNIPLSPWWFTSYPSTMVGFRVIRPLEELPKKDAVKFYVPEIEFLNLDVSDRLIEGRGVLGLADPSLIEALEENE, encoded by the coding sequence ATGCACAAGTTTGTTTTGACATTGGCAATGGCTTCGGTCATCGCCGTTTCCGCTTCTGCCGCGGAAGTTGCTGGCATCAGTTCGACGAAGCCTGATTCAGGCCCTTACGTAGAAACCGATAAAGGTTTCATGGTGCCTTACGAAGTTTCCATTCCTGGCTCGAAAGCCAAGCTGAAGATGATTCCCGTCCCCGGCGGAACCTTCAAGCTCGGTAGCCCTGAATCGGAAGCGGGTCATACTTCAGCGGAAGCTCCTGAAGTCGAAGTCGAAGTTGGTCCTTTCTGGATGGCCGAACACGAAACGACTTGGGAGCAGTATCAGCCGTACATGGAACTGTACCAACCGTTCAAAGACTTCAAAGCGGAAGGGATTCGGGCCGTTACCGACGAGAACAAGATCGACGCGATCACCGTGCCGACTCCGTTGTACGAACCAAGCTTCACCTACGAGTATGGCGAAGATCCTAAACTGCCAGCCGTAACGATGACCAACTATTCGGCACGTCAGTACACCAAATGGCTAAGCGGTGTGACCGGTCAACAGTATCGCCTGCCAAGCGAAGCAGAATGGGAATATGCTGCCCTGGGTGGTGCCAAAACGGCTTACCACTTTGGTGACGATCCTGAAAAGCTGGAAGAGTATGGTTGGTTCGTCGGCAACTCGGACGAATCGCCCCAACTGGTCAAAAAGAAGAAGCCCAACCAATACGGTCTGTACGACATGCACGGTAACGTGTGGGAATGGGTTCTCGATCAGTACAGCGACGAAGGTTTCAAGCACCTCGCTGGCAAAGAAAAGCTGAAGGCATTGGACACCGTTGTCTGGCCAACCGAACTTGATCTGTTGATGGTCAAAGGTGGCGGCTGGGACGAAGAACCTCAGAACTGCCGTGCCGCTTCCAAGATGGGCAGCAGCGAGTCGGATTGGAAAGAAGAAGATCCGAACATTCCGCTCAGCCCATGGTGGTTCACCAGCTATCCTTCCACGATGGTTGGCTTCCGCGTGATTCGCCCGCTGGAAGAACTTCCCAAGAAGGACGCCGTGAAGTTCTACGTTCCTGAAATCGAGTTCCTGAACCTCGATGTGAGCGACCGCTTGATCGAAGGCCGCGGCGTGCTGGGTCTCGCCGATCCGAGCCTGATCGAAGCCTTGGAAGAAAACGAATAA
- a CDS encoding PQQ-binding-like beta-propeller repeat protein → MKSTYAYFAIMGSACVGMTLAGLMPEERAIAQDEVAKAEVTKDWPQWGGDSKRNNTPSAKDIPTTWEIGGFDRKTGEWLKEDAENIKWVASLGSQSYGNPVVADGKVFVGTNNGSGYIDRYPSKVDLGCLVCFDEATGEFLWQHSSEKLPTGRVHDWPLQGICCAPYVEGKRLWFVTSRGEVRCLDTEGFRDGENNGPYKEEEFTGEKEADTIWIYDMMKDLGVSQHNMCSCSVTCLGDVLFVNTSNGVDESHIVIPSTEAPSFIAMDKNTGEVLWTDKSPGTNILHGQWSSPTVAELGGVPQVIFAGGDGWVYSFKADKGKDGKPELLWKFDGNPKTSKWVLGGRGTRNNIIATPVIYDDKVYVAVGQDPEHGEGEGHLWCLDPTKRGDVSSELAMKIEGSQRVPIDHRRIQAVIEEDGEVAVPNPNSAVIWHYSTFDQDGDGKIEFEETMHRSIGTCTIKDDILYIADFSGLLHCLNAKTGKPNWTYDMFAAAWGSALIVNDHVYIGDEDGDVAVFKLSADPEDGEPLEEINMGNSVYSTPIVANGVLYIANKTHLFAITEGGE, encoded by the coding sequence ATGAAATCGACGTATGCTTACTTTGCAATCATGGGCTCGGCCTGTGTCGGCATGACGCTCGCAGGCCTCATGCCGGAAGAACGAGCCATTGCCCAGGACGAAGTAGCCAAAGCGGAAGTCACCAAGGATTGGCCTCAATGGGGCGGTGACTCGAAGCGCAACAACACGCCATCCGCCAAAGATATTCCCACCACGTGGGAAATCGGCGGCTTCGATCGCAAGACCGGTGAATGGCTGAAAGAAGATGCCGAGAACATCAAATGGGTCGCCTCGCTGGGAAGCCAATCGTACGGCAACCCTGTCGTTGCGGACGGCAAAGTGTTCGTCGGTACCAACAACGGTAGCGGCTACATCGATCGCTACCCTTCCAAAGTCGATCTCGGCTGCCTGGTTTGCTTCGACGAAGCAACCGGCGAATTCCTCTGGCAACACTCGAGCGAAAAGCTGCCTACCGGCCGCGTTCATGACTGGCCACTCCAAGGCATCTGCTGTGCTCCTTACGTAGAAGGCAAACGCCTGTGGTTTGTTACCAGCCGCGGCGAAGTTCGTTGCCTCGACACCGAAGGTTTCCGCGACGGCGAAAACAACGGGCCTTACAAAGAGGAAGAGTTCACCGGCGAAAAGGAAGCCGACACGATCTGGATTTACGACATGATGAAGGATCTGGGCGTTTCGCAGCACAACATGTGCAGTTGCTCGGTGACTTGCCTCGGCGACGTCTTGTTCGTGAACACTTCCAATGGTGTCGACGAATCGCACATCGTGATTCCATCGACCGAAGCCCCGAGCTTCATCGCCATGGACAAGAACACCGGCGAAGTCCTGTGGACAGACAAGTCCCCTGGCACGAACATCCTGCACGGACAATGGTCGAGCCCGACCGTTGCTGAATTGGGTGGTGTTCCTCAAGTCATCTTCGCCGGCGGTGACGGCTGGGTGTACTCTTTCAAAGCCGACAAGGGCAAAGATGGCAAGCCAGAACTGCTGTGGAAGTTTGACGGCAACCCTAAGACCTCGAAGTGGGTTCTCGGTGGTCGCGGTACACGCAACAACATCATTGCTACGCCGGTCATCTACGACGACAAAGTTTACGTGGCCGTCGGTCAGGACCCCGAACATGGCGAAGGCGAAGGTCACCTCTGGTGCCTGGACCCCACCAAGCGTGGCGACGTCAGTAGCGAGCTGGCCATGAAGATCGAAGGCAGCCAGCGTGTGCCGATCGACCATCGCCGCATTCAAGCGGTCATCGAAGAAGATGGCGAAGTGGCAGTTCCCAACCCGAACAGCGCCGTCATCTGGCACTACTCCACGTTCGACCAAGATGGCGACGGCAAGATCGAGTTCGAGGAAACGATGCACCGTAGCATCGGTACCTGCACGATCAAGGACGACATCCTTTACATCGCCGACTTTAGCGGTCTGCTGCACTGCTTGAATGCCAAGACCGGCAAGCCGAACTGGACGTACGACATGTTCGCCGCCGCATGGGGTTCGGCCCTGATCGTCAACGACCATGTTTACATCGGTGACGAAGATGGCGACGTGGCAGTCTTCAAGCTGTCGGCCGATCCAGAAGATGGCGAACCGCTTGAGGAAATCAACATGGGCAACTCGGTCTACTCGACCCCGATCGTTGCCAATGGCGTGCTTTACATCGCCAATAAGACGCATCTCTTCGCCATCACCGAAGGCGGCGAGTAA